The Methanotorris formicicus Mc-S-70 region TTGGAATATCCATTGTCCCACCAAATTATAATTGTTTATTTGGATTTTATGCGCAACTCAAAAATTAACAACCTATTTATACCAAAACTGGGATATTGTTAAATATGGTTGTTTTGCAATTAGATTTAAATTATAATTATTATAAATTTAAAATTTGAGGAACATTATATTCGCAGCGACAGGTTGTTGAGTTTTATGTTACGTCTAACATAAGTTATAAATTTTTCTTCTCTTGGATGGTGGGATAGTGAAAATTATAACATCCAAACGGGCACAAATTTCCCTGGAACTTGGTATATTACTTATGGTGGCTGTTACAGTTGTTGTAATTGTTGCGTACTATTATTTAACAACAATAAAAACCTCTGGAGAAACTGTGAACAAAACAATTACAAATGCAAGTACCACATACTCTGAGAAGATTAAAGACATTGCCAATCAGTTGAGTAATTTATCAAATAAATAATTCAGTCAAAAGTTTTTAATATTACTTTAAAAATTTTATTGTTTATGTATTTTTAAATTAAAATCATTGTTATCTGTGTTATAGGGGTGATTAAATGAAACTGCATGAGTATGAGGCAAAGAACATATTTAAAGAATACGGTATCCCAACTCCAGAGGGCTTTGTTATTTCAAAGGAAGAACTCTCAAAGATAGATGATATTGATGTTAAATCTGTTGTGGTTAAAGCACAGGTTTTTGTTGGTGGAAGAGGAAAAGCAGGTGGGATTTTATTTGCAGATAATAAGGAAGAGTTAAAAGAAAAAATAAACGAACTTTTTAGTAAGGAGATAAAAGGAGAGAAAGTTGAAAAAATATTAATTGAGGAAAAACTACCAATAAAAAAGGAATACTACTTGGGAGTTGTTATTGATAGAAATGAGAAAAAACCAGCAATCATGTTTTCAACCGAAGGTGGAGTAGATATTGAAGAAGTTGCAAAAAGAAACCCTGAGAAGATTGTAAAATACCACATAGAGCCAAGAAAAGAATTCCTTCCATACTCTGCAAGGTGGATTTTGAAACATGCCGGTATTCCATCAAAAGAAATTCCAGTTGTTGCCGATGTTATGTATAAATTATACAAAATATTCAAAGATATGGACGCTGTTTTAACTGAAATAAACCCTCTTGTTATAACAGAGGATGGAAAGGTTTATGCTGCTGACGCTGTTTTGAATGTCGATGATGATGCTTATTATAGGCACGATTATTCAAAGTTTGAAGAGTTTGGCAAAAAGGAGAAGTTGGAGTTTGCCTATGTTGAGTTGGATGGGGATATTGGAGTTATTGGGAATGGAGCAGGTTTGACATTGGCAAGTATGGACATCATTAAAGAATTTGGTGGAAATCCAAGTTGTTTCTTAGATATTGGTGGTGGAGCAAGTGCGGAGATTGTTAAAAAAGCATTAAAAA contains the following coding sequences:
- a CDS encoding class III signal peptide-containing protein — encoded protein: MKIITSKRAQISLELGILLMVAVTVVVIVAYYYLTTIKTSGETVNKTITNASTTYSEKIKDIANQLSNLSNK
- the sucC gene encoding ADP-forming succinate--CoA ligase subunit beta produces the protein MKLHEYEAKNIFKEYGIPTPEGFVISKEELSKIDDIDVKSVVVKAQVFVGGRGKAGGILFADNKEELKEKINELFSKEIKGEKVEKILIEEKLPIKKEYYLGVVIDRNEKKPAIMFSTEGGVDIEEVAKRNPEKIVKYHIEPRKEFLPYSARWILKHAGIPSKEIPVVADVMYKLYKIFKDMDAVLTEINPLVITEDGKVYAADAVLNVDDDAYYRHDYSKFEEFGKKEKLEFAYVELDGDIGVIGNGAGLTLASMDIIKEFGGNPSCFLDIGGGASAEIVKKALKKVLENPKVRGVFINILGGITRCDEVARGIVEILKEHPNVKFAVRMMGTNEEEGRKILEENGIPYETSMEEAARKLMESLA